In Babylonia areolata isolate BAREFJ2019XMU chromosome 19, ASM4173473v1, whole genome shotgun sequence, a single window of DNA contains:
- the LOC143293751 gene encoding MMS19 nucleotide excision repair protein homolog — MMATTTGAHVSDYVLGQDDSKAGDLARDLFERKITLVQVVEALGEYLTSQNVDHRRRGTRLMAEILQKLPSDFLLEKEVGHVTVFLLSKLNDHHSIQPFALHGLAAVTKFAGFCDAAMSRQVCTEIFKEVQNQSLSQGDRRATYTVFYNSLTLHLSDVLSLGDSFVCGYVQQMDGEKDPRNLMLAFRCSLIVCRNFGLGTMEEDMFEVNSCYFPVDFVPPPNDPHGITKEDLSEALCQVMTATPVFAQYCYPLLLEKLTSDITSAKLESLKTLKACLAVFESKDLQEFVGSFCSQLIKEVRAGSSEEMVAASLQALTGITAQLSRVPQQLHEFMAETGASLVRQVELDNLSVRLSAARILCAMASANGQVCHAVASRLVPAVCAVCQKMASQLEQHTAFFTEVVSLLQNVADAQNTIKDWSILQDWRSKLLETCDRLLASNDPQLQGLGMRGLLALMTWGAVFTTEEVAQGGGNYDQQSVVSRQ, encoded by the exons ATCTCTTTGAAAGAAAGATCACACTGGTTCAAGTGGTCGAAGCCTTAGG GGAGTACCTGACAAGTCAGAATGTGGATCACAGACGGAGAGGGACGCGTCTCATGGCAGAGATCCTGCAGAAATTGCCCTCAGACTTTCTGTTGGAAAAAGAAG TGGGTCACGTGACAGTCTTCCTTCTGTCCAAGCTGAATGACCATCATTCCATTCAGCCATTTGCCCTCCATGGCCTGGCTGCTGTG ACCAAATTTGCTGGGTTTTGTGATGCCGCCATGAGCCGTCAGGTCTGCACTGAGATCTTCAAGGAGGTCCAGAACCAGAGTCTGTCTCAAGGAGACCGCCGAGCCACCTACACTGTCTTTTACAACTCGCTAACTCTTCATCTGTCAG ATGTGCTGTCACTGGGGGATAGCTTTGTGTGTGGCTATGTGCAACAGATGGATGGGGAGAAGGACCCCCGAAACCTCATGCTGGCTTTCCGGTGTTCCCTTATCGTTTGTCGCAACTTCGGGCTGG GGACCATGGAGGAGGACATGTTTGAAGTGAACTCCTGCTACTTTCCTGTGGATTTTGTACCG CCACCCAATGATCCACATGGAATAACCAAGGAAGATCTGAGTGAGGCCTTATGTCAGGTCATGACAGCGACACCTGTCTTCGCTCAGTACTGTTACCCCCTCCTGCTGGAAAAACTCACCTCAGACATCACCTCCGCAAAGTTGGAGTCTCTGAAAACACTG AAAGCTTGTCTGGCTGTGTTTGAGTCCAAGGATCTCCAGGAATTTGTTGGATCTTTTTGTAGTCAGCTGATCAAAGAG GTGAGGGCAGGTTCATCAGAGGAGATGGTGGCTGCTTCCTTACAGGCTTTGACTGGCATTACCGCCCAGCTTTCACGG GTGCCACAGCAGTTGCATGAGTTCATGGCTGAAACTGGAGCAA gtTTAGTGCGCCAGGTGGAATTGGACAATCTTTCAGTCCGCCTGTCAGCAGCACGCATACTGTGTGCCATGGCGTCCGCCAATGGGCAGGTGTGTCACGCCGTTGCCTCACGCCTTGTGccagcagtgtgtgctgtgtgccaaAAGATGGCGTCACAG cttGAACAACACACAGCTTTCTTCACTGAGGTGGTGTCTTTGCTGCAAAATGTAGCAGACGCCCAGAACACAATAAAAG ACTGGAGCATTCTTCAGGACTGGCGCAGCAAGCTTCTGGAGACGTGTGACAGACTTCTGGCCAGCAACGACCCACAGCTGCAGGGGCTGGGCATGAGGGGGTTACTGGCCTTGATGACATGGGGCGCTGTGTTCACCACAGAGGAAGTCGCCCAGGGGGGTGGAAACTATGACCAGCAAAGCGTTGTCAGCCGACAGTGA
- the LOC143293752 gene encoding MMS19 nucleotide excision repair protein homolog: MPSGPQLESSMKELCHRLTSDLHQCADLDLQERTLNLLAWVTKAMVVRGHRLSAELTSQLTSLLSEPKLGGKAAESFQVIMTPFPDVLCASVGAIVTPTFQQRFLVQNLPSLLSGFRGTQNEVKENYLLAVAGMLTHVPQQVLVSELPQLMPVLASSLRGSNPRLHMEALKALTAGLKHSPQLLTSYLSDILPDCLSLATDAATMSVRIVAVQCVGEMVHLPAAALQPHKAAVVKSLKTAIDDPKRLVRKEAVTARTAWYLL; this comes from the exons ATGCCATCAG GTCCACAGCTGGAAAGCAGCATGAAGGAGTTGTGTCATCGGTTAACCTCTGACCTCCACCAGTGTGCTGACCTTGACCTCCAGGAGAGAACCTTGAACCTTCTGGCCTGGGTCACCAAGGCCATGGTCGTCAGGGGTCATAGGTTATCGGCTGAGTTGACCTCACAG CTGACAAGCCTTCTGTCTGAGCCCAAGTTGGGTGGCAAGGCAGCGGAAAGTTTCCAGGTGATCATGACACCGTTCCCTGACGTGTTGTGTGCCAGTGTAGGGGCCATCGtcacccccaccttccagcaGAGGTTCCTTGTGCAGAACTTACCTTCGCTTCTGTCTGGGTTCCGTGGAACACAGAATG aagtgAAGGAGAACTACTTGCTGGCTGTGGCAGGCATGTTGACCCATGTGCCACAACAGGTGCTTGTCAGTGAGCTGCCACAG TTGATGCCGGTGCTGGCTTCCTCACTGAGGGGTTCCAACCCCAGGCTGCACATGGAGGCGCTGAAAGCACTGACCGCGGGCCTGAAACACTCCCCCCAGCTGCTCACCTCCTACCTGTCGGACATCCTCCCCGACTGCCTCTCTCTGGCCACTGATGCCGCTACCATG AGTGTGCGGATCGTGGCGGTGCAGTGTGTGGGGGAGATGGTTCACCTCCCGGCTGCTGCACTGCAGCCACACAAGGCTGCCGTCGTCAAGTCCCTCAAGACCGCCATCGACGACCCCAAACGGCTGGTTCGCAAGGAGGCTGTCACGGCTCGCACTGCATG GTATCTGCTATGA